In Paroedura picta isolate Pp20150507F chromosome 1, Ppicta_v3.0, whole genome shotgun sequence, the following are encoded in one genomic region:
- the S100A14 gene encoding protein S100-A14 yields the protein MGCKCCKKHKNSEELTDVERAIEIVINNFHCYAVKGRKECLTPNELKDLVGQRLPHLAKGAVTLDDKIECLGDADEAKLQFGEYWDIMGDAAKGCRGHKK from the exons ATGGGTTGCAAATGCTGCAAGAAGCACAAG AACAGCGAAGAGCTCACCGACGTTGAGAGGGCCATTGAAATCGTCATCAATAACTTCCACTGTTATGCCGTGAAGGGAAGGAAAGAGTGCCTAACCCCCAATGAGCTGAAAGATCTGGTCGGGCAGAGGTTGCCGCATCTAGCAAAG GGTGCTGTTACTTTGGACGACAAAATTGAATGCCTTGGGGATGCCGATGAAGCCAAACTGCAGTTCGGCGAGTACTGGGACATCATGGGGGATGCAGCCAAGGGATGCCGAGGCCACAAGAAATAA